The genomic interval AGTTTTAAATAAATCTGTTGTTTCTGTTTTTGTATTGGGGGTGGTAGCAGGTAGCGCCATGAATATTACTGACGCTGCTGCTGCCGTTTGGGATGACGCATCAATCACAAATATTGTGAATGACCATCAAGACCAAATTACGCAAAACAAGGATGATAGTATTGCTCGCGATCTCTCAACTGAAAATCGCTTAACGCAGGTGGATAGTGACCTTCAATCCACTAAATTAGGTGTTTTGGTTATTGAGAAAGCCACAAATGAGGCTAACCAAAAAGCCTTACTTGCTGGTGCGCTTGCAGATACCGCCAATCAAAAAAGCGATGCTGCTTTACAGGGTGTCACGACGAACGGCACAGAAATTAGCAATATGGAGAACGTTAATAAAGTGCAAGATAACCGTCTTAATAGCCTGGAAAATGCCCCTAAACCCACTAACGGCGTAGATGGCAAAGATGGCGTGACGACCACCGTGACGCGCATGCAGGTAGACGCAGCAACACAAACTAAAGTGGCTGATAATACCCAGGCGGTTACCGCCACCGCTCAGGATCTGCTGGCAACGAAACAGACGTTACAGGCAATGAATAATAATACCAACCAGCAATTTAAATCACTGCACGATGAAGTGGATAATAATAAGAAGCAAGCCAATGCGGGTATTTCAGGAGCCATGGCGATGGCAGGTTTACCGCAAGTACAAACGAATCAGCATGTTATGTTTTCTGCTGGCGGAGCTACATACAATAGTGAAAGCGCCATTGCCGTCGGGGCATCCGTTAACTTTAGTTCACATGTCATCGCGAAAGTGAGCTTCTCTGATGATACCGCCAATAATATGGGAGCATCAGTTGGCGTCGGAATGGGCTTTTAACTAAATACAACTGAAGCATTATTAACTGACGCCATTAAGTTAATAACCCGCTTGCCTCTGGCAAGAATCGCGATGACAGAAAAAACATGCTCAGATATATCATTCTTTCAGCGACCCTGCATCTGATGCTCATTGGTGTCGGCATTTGGGTCGGC from Enterobacter sp. JBIWA008 carries:
- a CDS encoding YadA C-terminal domain-containing protein, which codes for MKVLNKSVVSVFVLGVVAGSAMNITDAAAAVWDDASITNIVNDHQDQITQNKDDSIARDLSTENRLTQVDSDLQSTKLGVLVIEKATNEANQKALLAGALADTANQKSDAALQGVTTNGTEISNMENVNKVQDNRLNSLENAPKPTNGVDGKDGVTTTVTRMQVDAATQTKVADNTQAVTATAQDLLATKQTLQAMNNNTNQQFKSLHDEVDNNKKQANAGISGAMAMAGLPQVQTNQHVMFSAGGATYNSESAIAVGASVNFSSHVIAKVSFSDDTANNMGASVGVGMGF